The DNA region GTGCGCATTTCTGTACGCCTTGGTATCAGTTGTGTCAGTCAACACGACCGGGCCaatccctcctcctcctcctcctcactCCGTAACGAAACTCTCAtcacctcctcgcccatcCCTCAACGTCCCGGAGCGATCCACCGTGCTGTACGAACTAATCACATaaaacagcagcagcagcagcacgacacggggcgccgtcatcatcaccaccctcCGCATTCTccacaggcggcggccgacagcggcggcggcggcacctaCTTACGTACCTACACGAGCAAACACGACGACACCACGCggagacacacacacagagacaCGCACACGAGTCAGCACGACTTATCGTTACCTATCTGGCAGgttgtgtgcgtgtgtgggATTCTgagaccagaccagacctgacgcacgcacgcaagcaagcaagcgcggcttcgacggcaAACCACGCGGGCAGCATTCCTTTCTTTATCCAACAAGGCCAACGGGGAATAGTAAACCAGGCAAGCTCACAtcccgtcaaggccgagtaCGAAAGTGACCCACGATACGGTGTTGGAGACTTGAGAGTACTGGAGCACGGAGGAAGATTGTTGGAAAGAagtgagtgtgtgtgacttgcaccaccatggcggagaccacggcgacggcgacggcgacggcgacacaaCTCAAGGTTGCGATCATTCAGCTCTACGCGGAGGTGAGcgcttctcccccccccccttctctctctttctttctttctctctctctcgcaaATCACATCAGTCGTcgtgtgtgagagagagagaaagaaaagacGGCCCAAGCAACGCCCACTGACACATTTCCTTTGCTCTCTCTGCCGCTGCTACAGCCCGTCCAACCCGCCAGGAACTTTGAccgcgcggccgccttcatccgccaggccgtcgcccagcacggcgcccagctcgccgtcctccccGAGTACCACCTCTCGGGCTGGGCGCCCGAGCAACCCGgcttcgccgccacggccgccctcgcccccgagTACCTGGCGCGGTACCGGGCCCTCGCGCGGGAGctgcgcgtcgccatcgtgcCGGGCACCATCCTCGAGGAGCCACAGGACGATGCGGACGATGCGGACGACGATGTGCtaggggaggaggcgagggggggaaaggcgcagggcaccaccaccgggaACCATAAGGCCGCAAGCGGTAGTagcaggagcagcaccggcaTGCTCAACACGGCATACTTCAtcggccccgacggcgccctcgtcgcgcgctACCGCAAGAAGAACCTCTGGCACCCCGAGCGCCCGCACCTCgtccccgacgccgccgccccgcacGCCGCCTTCGACACCCCCTGGGGCTTCCGCGCCGGCATGCTCGTCTGCTGGGACATGGCCTTCCCCGAGGCCTTtcgcgagctcgtcgccgacggcgcgcgcgtcatcgtcgtcccgTCGTTTtggctcggcgccgagggtcCGTCCCCGGATAGGGATAGGGTCGTGATGGCGGACGGAGAGggggccggcgctgctgctgctgatgccatgtcgactgcgactgcgactgcgactgcgagTACGACTGCGACGGAGCGCCTGTTCGTGGAGAGCACCTGCGTGACGCGCGCGTTCGAaaacaccgccgccatcgtgtACGTCAACGCGGGTGCGCCGGCGGGCCTGCCGGAGGGGGCCGTCGATGGCCAGGGCTACGAGTACCTGGGGCTCAGCCAGGTGGCGATGCCGCTCCGAGGCGCGCTGGGCAAGATGGGGCCGTCCGAGGGCGTCCAAATCGTCGACATAGACTTCAGCGTGCTggacaaggccgaggaggcgtaCAGGGTGCGCCAGGATATTGCACGCGAGGGCTGGCACTACGTGAGGAATATGTCCGTGAGCGCCAAGAAGCAGGACGCCTGAATCCATCATGCATGAACAATTTTGGACCTTCCATAGGTGCAAATCTATCATCAGTTAACGGTAATATGGCGTTTGCCACGACGGGCATCGTGCCCCCCCTCCATGCAAGTCCCCTAGCCTATCGCGGCATCTC from Purpureocillium takamizusanense chromosome 3, complete sequence includes:
- a CDS encoding uncharacterized protein (EggNog:ENOG503NX6N~COG:E) translates to MAETTATATATATQLKVAIIQLYAEPVQPARNFDRAAAFIRQAVAQHGAQLAVLPEYHLSGWAPEQPGFAATAALAPEYLARYRALARELRVAIVPGTILEEPQDDADDADDDVLGEEARGGKAQGTTTGNHKAASGSSRSSTGMLNTAYFIGPDGALVARYRKKNLWHPERPHLVPDAAAPHAAFDTPWGFRAGMLVCWDMAFPEAFRELVADGARVIVVPSFWLGAEGPSPDRDRVVMADGEGAGAAAADAMSTATATATASTTATERLFVESTCVTRAFENTAAIVYVNAGAPAGLPEGAVDGQGYEYLGLSQVAMPLRGALGKMGPSEGVQIVDIDFSVLDKAEEAYRVRQDIAREGWHYVRNMSVSAKKQDA